A region of Vitis vinifera cultivar Pinot Noir 40024 chromosome 15, ASM3070453v1 DNA encodes the following proteins:
- the LOC100261943 gene encoding 1-aminocyclopropane-1-carboxylate synthase 1, protein MSLSKIATNDMHGENSLYFDGWKAYDENPFHPTKNPNGVIQMGLAENQLSFNLMEEWILKNPKASICTPEGISQFKDVAIFQDYHGLTQFRNAVAKFMAKARGGRVKFDPDRIVMSGGATGADEMIMFCLADPGEAFLVPSPYYPAFDRDLRWRTQVKIRPVECTSANNFQITREALEAAYQKAQEENIKVKGLIITNPSNPLGTTLSRETLTSLVSFINEKNIHLVADEIYAATVFSSPRFVSVSEIMDEVECNPNLIHIVYSLSKDLGLPGFRVGIVYSYNDAVVSCGRKMSSFGLVSSQTQHLLASMLSDDEFVDNFLMESSRRLAKRHKTFTEGLVNVNINCLKSNAGLFVWMDLRHLLKEPTLEGEIALWRVIIKDVKLNVSPGSSFQCSEPGWFRVCFANMDEDTVEVALKRIRTFVGKGQEEAEAPTKAKRWKNSTLRLSFSSRIYDEAVMSPHSPMPHSPLVRART, encoded by the exons ATGAGCTTGTCTAAGATTGCCACCAATGATATGCATGGTGAGAACTCGCTATACTTTGATGGATGGAAAGCCTACGACGAAAATCCATTCCACCCTACGAAGAATCCCAACGGAGTAATCCAGATGGGATTGGCAGAAAATCAG ctttcatttaatttgatggAGGAATGGATCCTCAAGAACCCGAAAGCGTCTATATGCACGCCTGAAGGGATTAGCCAGTTCAAAGATGTCGCCATATTTCAAGACTACCATGGCTTGACCCAGTTCAGAAAT GCTGTGGCGAAGTTCATGGCGAAGGCGAGAGGCGGGCGGGTGAAGTTCGATCCAGACCGGATAGTCATGAGCGGAGGAGCGACCGGAGCTGATGAGATGATCATGTTCTGTTTGGCTGATCCGGGGGAGGCCTTCCTCGTCCCTTCTCCCTATTATCCAGC ATTCGACCGGGACTTGAGATGGAGAACACAGGTGAAGATTCGCCCAGTTGAGTGCACGAGCGCGAACAATTTCCAGATTACTAGAGAGGCCTTGGAGGCAGCATACCAAAAGGCCCAAGAAGAAAACATCAAGGTAAAAGGGTTGATTATAACCAACCCTTCAAACCCTCTTGGCACCACCCTGAGTAGAGAGACTTTAACAAGCTTGGTGAGCTTCATCAATGAGAAGAACATACACTTGGTGGCAGATGAGATATATGCAGCCACTGTCTTCAGCTCCCCTCGGTTTGTAAGTGTATCAGAAATTATGGATGAAGTGGAATGTAACCCCAACCTCATTCACATTGTTTACAGTCTGTCAAAGGACTTGGGGCTTCCAGGCTTCAGGGTTGGCATAGTTTACTCATACAATGACGCTGTCGTGAGCTGTGGGCGAAAGATGTCTAGTTTCGGCCTTGTTTCGTCTCAAACTCAGCATTTGCTTGCTTCAATGCTGTCTGATGATGAGTTTGTGGACAACTTCCTCATGGAGAGCTCAAGGAGGCTGGCCAAGAGGCATAAGACCTTCACAGAAGGGCTTGTTAACGTCAACATCAACTGCTTGAAAAGCAATGCAGGTCTATTTGTCTGGATGGACCTGCGCCACCTCCTGAAAGAGCCAACACTAGAGGGGGAAATCGCGCTGTGGCGCGTCATAATCAAGGATGTTAAGCTCAATGTCTCGCCTGGCTCTTCCTTCCAGTGCTCTGAGCCTGGATGGTTTCGGGTCTGCTTCGCTAATATGGATGAGGATACTGTTGAAGTCGCACTCAAAAGGATCAGAACATTTGTTGGCAAAGGCCAGGAGGAGGCAGAGGCACCAACCAAAGCCAAGCGCTGGAAAAACAGCACTCTTCGCCTGAGCTTCTCATCTCGGATATACGATGAAGCTGTGATGTCCCCTCATTCCCCTATGCCTCATTCCCCACTCGTCCGCGCCAGGACTTGA
- the LOC100265462 gene encoding uncharacterized protein LOC100265462, with translation MLGGSTFAKTICTICYEDLKPIVEDLQSISVCGHVFHELCLQQWFEYCANKKKNSCPVCKQTCSLNGVNRLYFQSIGDASDPTLSQKPLNIEEDPGALRREVKRLEVKVAGLTSVLERNQKDLKELNEELCLCKEQFKEEAALKNEILKQKAFIQQLLFSKSQDLDKSNLECSRLQERNMALAKELAALKLVSDLSLDEEGVLKLASFGNEANNKDTIDILKRSLVIRNKSYKELMAKCNLLGRGEARSVRKLEKAKGKIQKLKTRVQELETAIEVKDNEVLRALIASKKRIDEEANLNSIKCNFSSSPINDFSPEDCKDQPAVPISKSDQIGNLNNGPLSSKTAGNSNSIKDTSVDYSKSNVNVVALDQDIDPCLLIDRDVLEISAAMHELPDPYLKPKSTKAVAVQNSSILVPGAASAISRKPLAQGPGNSIGLSGSRTSTEKDMYDAPVAAEDKHVKLLVDDIEQLQPLPQIRKEAPFPIRFAKPGDKCFAPGLIGPDGTPRYLGKWCKRDKANGSNPSSVGMQGSSTSTGDLIAVGADGRGGRIKVLRSHNQPSVDRKETSAWAKRCKLGTKTNGLQSQGCLQIEHFFSKTGR, from the exons ATGCTCGGAGGTAGTACATTCGCCAAAACAATATGCACGATCTGCTACGAAGATCTCAAGCCAATCGTCGAAGACCTCCAATCCATCTCCGTCTGCGGCCATGTCTTCCACGAACTCTG TTTGCAACAGTGGTTCGAGTACTGCGCGAATAAGAAGAAGAACAGCTGTCCTGTGTGCAAGCAGACTTGTTCTTTGAATGGTGTTAATCGGCTTTACTTTCAGTCAATCGGCGATGCGAGCGATCCGACCTTATCTCAGAAACCGCTTAATATCGAGGAAGATCCAGGGGCATTACGTAGAGAGGTCAAGAGATTGGAGGTAAAGGTAGCGGGTCTCACTTCCGTTTTGGAACGGAACCAGAAGGATCTCAAAGAGCTCAATGAGGAG CTGTGCCTTTGCAAGGAGCAGTTTAAGGAGGAGGCAGCGCTGAAGAATGAAATCTTGAAACAGAAAGCATTCATTCAACAGTTgcttttttcaaaatctcag GATCTGGATAAATCAAACCTGGAGTGTTCAAGACTGCAGGAGAGAAACATGGCCTTGGCTAAAGAGCTTGCAGCACTTAAATT GGTATCTGATCTGAGCCTGGATGAAGAAGGGGTTTTGAAGCTGGCTTCTTTTGGTAATGAGGCTAACAACAAGGATACAATAGACATTCTAAAGAGGTCACTGGTCATTCGTAACAA GAGTTACAAAGAATTGATGGCAAAATGCAATCTTCTAGGAAGAGGAGAGGCTCGCTCTGTTAGAAAACTTGAGAAGGCTAAAGGGAAGATACAAAAACTAAAG ACAAGGGTTCAAGAGTTGGAGACAGCCATTGAAGTGAAAGACAATGAAGTTTTGAGAGCTTTAATTGCTTCCAAGAAAAGAATTGATGAAGAGGCTAATCTGAATAGTATTAAATGTAACTTTAGTTCTTCACCAATCAATGATTTTTCCCCAGAAGATTGCAAGGATCAACCAGCTGTACCTATATCTAAATCAGATCAGATTGGGAACTTGAACAATGGCCCACTTTCTTCCAAGACAGCAGGAAATTCGAATTCCATCAAAGATACGAGTGTAGATTACAGCAAAAGCAATGTTAATGTTGTGGCTCTAGATCAAGATATAGATCCTTGCCTTCTAATAGACAGAGATGTTTTAGAAATTTCTGCAGCTATGCATGAGCTTCCAGATCCTTATTTGAAACCTAAATCCACCAAGGCTGTGGCTGTTCAGAACTCCAGCATATTAGTTCCTGGGGCAGCCTCTGCTATCAGCAGAAAACCTTTAGCACAAGGACCAGGTAACAGCATTGGACTTTCAGGTTCAAGGACTAGTACCGAGAAAGATATGTATGATGCTCCTGTTGCTGCTGAAGACAAGCATGTAAAGTTACTTGTAGATGACATTGAACAACTTCAACCTTTACCTCAGATTAGAAAAGAGGCTCCTTTTCCAATTCGATTCGCCAAACCAG GAGATAAATGCTTTGCTCCTGGACTGATAGGTCCTGATGGAACGCCCAGGTACTTAGGAAAATGGTGCAAGCGGGACAAGGCCAACGGATCAAATCCATCATCTGTAGGCATGCAAGGATCAAGCACAAGCACTGGTGATTTGATTGCTGTTGGAGCTGATGGGAGAGGTGGTAGAATCAAAGTTCTGAGATCTCACAATCAGCCTTCAGTG GATAGGAAGGAGACTTCCGCGTGGGCAAAGAGATGCAAGCTTGGAACTAAGACGAATGGTTTGCAGTCTCAGGGGTGCTTGCAGATAGaacattttttctcaaaaactgGTCGATAA